Proteins encoded in a region of the Aquila chrysaetos chrysaetos chromosome 25, bAquChr1.4, whole genome shotgun sequence genome:
- the LOC115335872 gene encoding myosin phosphatase Rho-interacting protein isoform X4 yields MAAKDNPCRKFQANIFNKSKCQNCFKPRESHLLNDEDLNQAKPIYGGWLLLAPEGTDFDNPVHRSRKWQRRFFILYEHGLLRYALDEMPTTLPQGTINMNQCTDVVDGESRTGQKFSLCILTPEKEHFIRAENKEIISGWLEMLIVYPRTNKQNQKKKRKVEPPTPQEPGPAKMAVTSSNIPSAEKVPATKSTLWQEEMRGKDQADGGSGISPAQSPVQGQAGATSSLKDPMLDSKEDESSMNGDRIDCGRKTRVESGYFSLEKTKQDSKLEEQQLPPPPSPPSPSTPNNRRSQVIEKFEALDIENAEHMETNVSASAALSSETRQGRSEKRVFPRKRDFTCEGAAVGSILDVSASPLSPHRRAKSLDRRSTESSMTPDLLNFKKGWLTKQYEDGQWKKHWFVLTDQSLRYYRDSVAEEAADLDGEIDLSTCYDVTEYPVQRNYGFQIHTKEGEFTLSAMTSGIRRNWIQTIMKHVRPTTAPDVTRKNFSLKLSVLKPSSLPEEKSKTSSSFETGPKPSEKPDAEQAELDPEQKRSRARERRREGRSKTFDWAEFRPIQQALAQERANAADSSKSGSAAFPRDASATDADPGELERERARRREERRKRFEMIDAVDGAGSEEALRMEVDRILPVPADIKPQNVHVEIEQRWHQVETTPLREEKQIPIAPLHLAHTEDRDEGLTKQHLTTLLEKELEQKQKEALELLEQNRHLQDQLKVALGREQSAREGYVLQTEVAASPSGAWQRLHKVNQDLQSELEAQCQRQELINQQIQSLKRSYAEAKDVIRHHEAEIQSLQARLSNAAAELSIKEQTLAKLKSDLRSEKEKAKEQLEEWQHGEATLSSQLKASEQKLKSAEALLLEKTQELRDLEMQQALQRDHQKEVQRLQDRIADLSRQLNASEQTRILMEEKLQKNYEALLESCEREKQVLIRSLKEVEDKANEYENQLQNREQQMEILQKEKLSAKFEGSELVHQLEEQLVMKEASIQKLAEHIKELERERDQIKCRFHELMNQVAESDNEVAKLQAKLKMEETNYHNLEQSFEEVSDQFQGVQKVLKEKEEELRHVKEMHLRIVEKKDQDLSEALVKMVALDSSLEETKIKLKAKEEALKKLAGVGTGPCTEEAEDLGPSLEADESHPSQLGQPLQTQDVLPALTCALKEEEEEDVLETIQRQAEEFGSPSKAVELQDQELVQKALAKPDVGIMGAKRQRIRFSSIQCQKYIHPDGSEKNWTSSTSSDTSQDRSLSEESMSSEPALGYPSSGTSDSETYLSIIHSLETKLYITEEKLKDVTMKLESQHGHNQETLIALHHQWASTESQLREQLQTSLSQVSALISQLESERQEKFKLIENHVSELGGFQMKNDQALTCLEKCREQLRSLPKSDKEKEGDLFLVTLSSMETTLSNAIQALRGAPVPSEYQQSESLIVESPAPEGGFLGEEEHVSKEQRVEMFDASQLRWLSERVAFEASLINQIAESLKNASSEISRLLKEIQGTAEVVLLEPANVSHTAIDLASVLSKKLLLEGEFWSQVEELRVHLSTREGEAEGKTETTGLGFSPCFLSAVADATLIKAELGFVAQKMRESFHQRLKTIEEDLHNTKTALQQHKCMLEEIIKAYRTPDFDRVMHQISEALEIQKDASERTQTSWDGSCLQMVPCQELAKVEEMGSLPDHSSEALVSIQEDLAQQLKDKSNVLKEISVALLSLPPEEAMRDCQKLLKISQSLSYHSCMGDLERYSSLLVHDAIVQAQVCYAACKVRLEYEREMKSYKESLQSMDALCQERVKTVSLLRDEYEDLLRKQQGEYGEVIAMLERENADLKAKVSQLDSQRRLLEEEERKHSKSLSELQGRYEEEIRNVIEQLNRTEDALKAERTEGLNQLDAIVRDKQNMERYHLEQMQMLEDKFQAKIKELQVIHGEELQALQEHYSQNLQRLQETLDEYQRQHPEASPAAGPGGGDAWADGEAGGTGQGPGDDPDSMHGLRERIQELEAQMNVMRDELENKHLEGNASTLREKYQKDFENLKATCERGFAAMEETHQKKIEDLQRQHQRELEKLREEKDRLLAEETAATISAIEAMKNAHREELERELEKSQRSQISSVNADIEALRRQYLEELQSVQRELEVLSEQYSQKCLENAHLAQALEAERQALRQCQRENQELNAHNQELNNRLAAEITRLRTLLTGEGGGEAAGSPLTQGKDAYELEVLLRVKESEIQYLKQEISSLKDELQTALRDKKYASDKYKDIYTELSIVKAKADCDISRLKEQLKAATEAQGEKSPVNTTVSGYDIMKSKSNPDFLKKDRSSVSRQLRNIRSKSLKEGLTVQERLKLFESRDLKKD; encoded by the exons GAGCCCGGTCCTGCTAAGATGGCCGTGACCAGCAGCAACATCCCCAGTGCGGAGAAGGTGCCTGCCACCAAGTCCACACTTTGGCAGGAAGAAATGAGGGGCAAAGACCAAGCGGACGGGGGCAGTGGCATCAGCCCAGCGCAGAGCCcagttcaaggccaggctggggcTACCAGCTCCCTGAAGGATCCCATGCTGGACAGCAAGGAAG ACGAGAGCTCCATGAACGGAGACCGGATAGACTGTGGGCGGAAGACGCGTGTCGAGAGCGGGTACTTTTCCTTGGAGAAGACCAAGCAAGACTCGaagctggaagagcagcagctgccacccCCTCCGAGCCCACCCAGTCCCAGCACCCCAAACAACAG gcGATCCCAGGTAATTGAAAAATTTGAGGCATTAGATATTGAGAACGCGGAGCACATGGAAACGAACGTGTCGGCCAGTGCTGCCCTTTCCAGTGAGACGCGGCAGGGCAGGAGCGAGAAGAGGGTTTTCCCACGGAAACGG GACTTCACTTGTGAAGGTGCCGCTGTGGGCTCCATCCTGGATGTGTCTGCGTCTCCTCTGTCCCCGCATCGCCGGGCGAAGTCGCTGGACAGAAGGTCCACAGAGTCCTCTATGACG CCTGACCTGCTGAACTTCAAGAAGGGCTGGTTGACAAAGCAGTATGAGGACGGGCAG TGGAAGAAGCACTGGTTTGTGCTGACCGACCAGAGCCTGAGATACTACCGGGATTCGGTGGCGGAGGAG GCAGCTGACCTGGATGGAGAAATTGATTTATCCACGTGCTACGATGTTACTGAGTACCCGGTTCAGCGAAACTACGGCTTCCAGATCCAT ACGAAGGAGGGGGAGTTCACCCTGTCCGCCATGACATCGGGCATTCGCCGCAACTGGATCCAGACCATCATGAAGCATGTTCGCCCTACCACTGCTCCAGATGTAACAAG GAAAAACTTCTCTTTGAAACTATCCGTGCTGAAGCCCAG CTCCCTgccagaagagaaaagcaaaacaagctcTTCCTTCGAGACTGGTCCAAAGCCGAGCGAGAAGCCGGATGCGGAGCAAGCTGAGCTGGACCCGGAGCAGAAGCGGAGCCGTGCCAGGGAGCGCCGGCGAGAAGGACGGTCCAAGACCTTTGACTGGGCTGAATTTCGCCCCATCCAGCAAGCCCTGGCGCAGGAGCGTGCAAACGCTGCAGACTCCTCCAAGAGCGGCTCTGCCGCCTTCCCCAGGGATGCCAGCGCCACCGATGCCGACCCAGGAGAGCTGGAGCGGGAACGGGCCCGGCGGCGAGAAGAACGGCGCAAGCGCTTCGAGATGATCGATGCCGTGGACGGGGCAGGGTCGGAAGAAGCACTAAGAATGGAGGTGGACCGGATCCTGCCCGTCCCGGCGGACATCAAACCGCAGAACGTCCACGTGGAGATCGAGCAGCGCTGGCACCAGGTGGAGACCACCCCGTTGCGGGAGGAGAAGCAGATCCCCATCGCGCCCCTGCACCTCGCCCACACCGAGGACCGGGATGAGGGGCTGACAAAGCAGCACTTGACCACACTGCTGGAGAAGGAG ctggagcagaagcagaaggaggCCCTAGAGCTCCTGGAGCAGAACCGGCACCTGCAGGACCAGCTGAAAGTGGCACTGGGCCGGGAGCAGAGCGCCCGGGAGGGCTACGTGTTGCAG aCCGAGGTGGCCGCCTCGCCATCAGGTGCCTGGCAGAGGCTCCACAAAGTCAACCAAGACCTCCAAAGTGAGCTGGAAGCCCAATGCCAGCGTCAAGAGCTGATCAATCAGCAGATTCAGTCGCTGAAGCGCAGCTACGCCGAGGCCAAGGACGTGATCCGGCACCACGAAGCCGAGATTCAGAGCCTGCAGGCGAGGCTCAGTAACGCGGCGGCCGAGCTCTCCATCAAGGAGCAGACCCTGGCCAAGCTCAAGAGCGACCTGAGGAGcgaaaaagagaaagccaaagagcagctggaggagtGGCAGCACGGCGAGGCCACGCTCAGCTCCCAGCTGAAGGCCAGCGAGCAGAAGCTGAAGAGCGCGGAGGCTCTGCTCCTGGAGAAGACCCAGGAGCTGCGGGACCTGGAGATGCAGCAGGCTTTGCAGAGGGACCATCAGAAAGAGGTGCAGCGGCTCCAAGACAGGATCGCGGACCTGAGCAGGCAGCTGAATGCTAGCGAGCAAACGCGGATCCTCATGgaggagaagctgcagaagaattACGAGGCTTTGCTGGAGAGCTGCGAGAgggaaaagcaggttttaatACGGAGTCTGAAGGAGGTGGAGGATAAGGCCAACGAGTACGAGAACCAGCTGCAAAATAGAGAGCAGCAAATGGAGATCCTACAGAAGGAGAAACTGAGTGCAAAGTTTGAAGGCAGCGAGCTTGTCCaccagctggaggagcagctggTGATGAAGGAGGCCAGCATCCAGAAACTCGCAGAGCACATCAAGGAGCTCgaaagagagagagatcagATCAAATGTCGGTTCCACGAGCTCATGAATCAGGTTGCCGAGTCAGATAATGAAGTTGCAAAGCTGCAAGCAAAGTTGAAAATGGAAGAGACCAACTATCACAATCTGGAACAATCATTCGAGGAGGTGTCGGATCAGTTCCAGGGTGTGCAGAAggtgctgaaagaaaaagaagaagagctGAGACACGTTAAGGAAATGCACTTGAGAATTGTGGAGAAGAAAGATCAAGATCTCAGTGAGGCTTTGGTTAAAATGGTTGCTTTAGATAGCAGTTTAGAGGAGACTAAAATAAAGCTAAAGGCCAAGGAGGAGGCTTTAAAGAAATTAGCTGGTGTCGGCACAGGTCCATGTACTGAGGAGGCAGAAGACCTTGGCCCCAGTCTCGAGGCTGACGAAAGTCATCCATCCCAGCTGGGGCAGCCTCTGCAAACTCAGGATGTCCTCCCAGCTCTGACTTGCGcactgaaggaggaggaggaggaggacgtTCTTGAGACCATCCAGAGGCAAGCGGAGGAATTCGGCTCCCCATCCAAAGCTGTAGAGCTCCAGGACCAAGAGCTGGTTCAGAAAGCCTTGGCAAAGCCTGATGTAGGAATCATGGGGGCCAAGAGGCAAAGAATCCGTTTCTCGAGCATCCAGTGCCAAAAATACATCCATCCGGATGGATCAGAGAAAAACTGGACAAGCAGTACCTCTTCAGACACGAGCCAAGACAGATCGCTGTCTGAAGAAAGCATGTCATCAGAGCCCGCTCTTGGTTACCCGTCATCAGGAACAAGCGACTCTGAGACCTATCTCTCAATCATCCATTCCCTGGAAACTAAACTTTAtattacagaggaaaaactcAAAGATGTAACGATGAAGCTTGAAAGCCAGCACGGCCATAATCAGGAGACACTCATCGCCCTCCACCATCAATGGGCCAGCACAGAGTCTCAGCTGCGGGAACAACTTCAGACCAGCTTATCCCAAGTCAGTGCTTTGATCTCACAGCTGGAGAGTGAGAGGCAGGAAAAGTTCAAGCTCATAGAAAATCATGTTAGCGAGCTGGGAggtttccaaatgaaaaatgatcAAGCGCTGACTTGCTTAGAGAAGTGCAGGGAGCAACTAAGATCTTTGCCTAAatcagacaaagaaaaagagggtgATTTGTTCCTTGTTACTCTGTCCAGCATGGAAACAACCTTATCAAACGCAATCCAAGCCTTGAGAGGGGCGCCAGTCCCCTCGGAGTATCAGCAGAGTGAAAGCCTTATCGTGGAAAGCCCCGCTCCAGAAGGAGGTTTTTTGGGAGAAGAGGAGCACGTCTCCAAGGAGCAGCGAGTGGAAATGTTTGACGCCAGCCAGCTGAGATGGCTTTCTGAGAGAGTGGCGTTTGAGGCCTCTCTCATCAACCAAATAGCGGagtctttgaaaaatgcaagctCTGAGATATCTCGGCTTCTGAAAGAGATCCAGGGAACGGCTGAGGTGGTTTTGTTGGAGCCGGCAAATGTTTCTCATACAGCCATCGATTTGGCCAGCGTCCTATCTaagaagctgctgctggaaggggaGTTCTGGAGCCAGGTGGAGGAGCTGAGAGTGCACTTGAGCACCAGAGAAGGAGAAGCCGAgggcaaaacagaaacaacaggTTTGggcttttctccctgttttctcAGTGCTGTAGCAGACGCTACATTGATCAAGGCAGAACTTGGGTTTGTCgcacagaaaatgagagaatcTTTTCATCAGAGATTAAAAACAATCGAAGAAGACCTCCATAATACCAAAACAGCTCTCCAGCAGCATAAATGCATGTTGGAGGAGATCATCAAAGCGTACAGGACTCCTGATTTTGACAGAGTTATGCACCAGATTTCTGAAGCACTTGAAATTCAAAAAGATGCTTCAGAAAGAACCCAGACCTCCTGGGACGGGAGCTGTCTCCAAATGGTGCCGTGTCAGGAATTAGCCAAGGTGGAGGAGATGGGCAGCCTGCCAGACCATAGTAGTGAAGCTCTTGTTTCCATTCAGGAAGATCTTGCCCAACAACTAAAGGACAAATCAAATGTTCTGAAGGAGATATCTGTTGCCTTACTCTCTCTGCCTCCTGAGGAGGCAATGAGAGACTGTCAGAAGCTCCTGAAGATATCTCAGAGTCTTTCATATCATTCATGCATGGGAGACCTTGAACGGTATTCTTCTTTGTTAGTCCACGATGCAATTGTTCAGGCTCAGGTTTGTTATGCCGCTTGCAAAGTCCGACTGGAGTACGAGAGAGAGATGAAGTCCTACAAGGAGTCCTTACAGAGCATGGACGCGCTTTGCCAAGAGCGCGTGAAGACGGTCTCTCTCCTTCGGGACGAGTACGAAGACTTGCTTAGAAAGCAGCAGGGTGAGTATGGCGAGGTGATCGCCATGCTTGAAAGGGAGAACGCCGACCTCAAAGCAAAGGTGTCCCAGCTTGACAGTCAGCGAAGGCTCTTGGAGGAAGAAGAGCGTAAACACAGCAAGAGCTTGAGTGAGTTACAGGGACGGTATGAGGAGGAGATTCGAAACGTGATAGAGCAACTCAACAGGACAGAGGATGCTCTGAAGGCCGAGAGGACGGAGGGCCTCAACCAGCTGGATGCCATTGTCCGTGACAAGCAGAACATGGAGCGGTATCACCTGGAGCAGATGCAAATGCTGGAGGACAAGTTCCAAGCCAAGATCAAGGAGCTGCAGGTCATCCACGGCGAGGAGCTGCAGGCGCTGCAGGAGCACTACAGCCAGAACCTGCAGCGTCTGCAGGAGACCCTCGACGAGTACCAGAGGCAGCACCCGGAGGCGTCCCCCGCGGCGGGTCCGGGCGGCGGGGACGCCTGGGCGGACGGCGAGGCGGGTGGCACCGGGCAGGGCCCCGGCGATGACCCGGACTCCATGCACGGCCTGAGGGAACGCATCCAGGAGCTGGAGGCCCAGATGAACGTCATGAGGGACGAGCTGGAGAACAAGCATCTGGAGGGGAACGCGTCCACCTTGAGGGAAAAGTACCAGAAAGACTTTGAAAACTTAAAG GCAACATGTGAAAGGGGCTTTGCAGCCATGGAGGAGACACACCAGAAGAAGATCGAGGACCTGCAGCGGCAGCACCAGCGGGAGCTGGAGAAGCTGCGGGAGGAGAAAGACCGCCTGCTGGCAGAAGAAACGGCTGCCACCATTTCAG CCATCGAAGCCATGAAGAACGCACACCGGGAAGAGTTGGAGCGAGAGCTGGAGAAGTCCCAGCGCTCCCAGATCAGCAGCGTCAATGCCGACATCGAGGCTCTCCGAAGGCAATACCT GGAGGAGCTGCAGTCGGTGCAGCGGGAGCTGGAGGTGCTTTCGGAGCAGTATTCGCAGAAGTGTTTGGAGAACGCCCACCTGGCGCAGGCGCTGGAGGCTGAGAGGCAGGCCCTCCGCCAGTGCCAGCGGGAGAACCAGGAGCTCAACGCCCACAACCAG gagCTGAATAACCGCCTGGCTGCGGAGATCACGCGATTGCGGACCCTGCTGAccggggagggtgggggagaggCTGCTGGATCGCCTCTCACGCAGGGCAAGGACGCCTACGAGCTGGAG GTCCTGCTGCGGGTCAAAGAATCAGAAATCCAGTACCTGAAGCAGGAGATCAGCTCCCTCAAAGACGAGCTGCAGACAGCACTGAGG GATAAGAAATACGCCAGCGACAAGTACAAAGACATCTACACGGAGCTGAGCATCGTGAAGGCCAAGGCAGACTGCGATATCAGCAGGTTGaaagagcagctgaaagcagcCACAGAAGCTCAGGGAGAGAAATCCCCTGTGAACACCACTGTATCAGGATACG ATATTATGAAATCAAAAAGCAACCCTGATTTCTTGAAGAAAGACAGATCCAGTGTTAGCCGGCAACTAAGGAATATCAGGTCAAAG AGTCTGAAGGAAGGCCTGACTGTGCAAGAACGCCTGAAGCTTTTTGAATCCAGGGACTTGAAGAAAGACTAG